In Danaus plexippus chromosome 9 unlocalized genomic scaffold, MEX_DaPlex mxdp_26, whole genome shotgun sequence, the following proteins share a genomic window:
- the LOC116767516 gene encoding stalled ribosome sensor GCN1 isoform X2, with amino-acid sequence MTVVLLCRTVLDGCDGQGSDDDTVLKAFVLALLSPVRAVRVAAIQEAKTLLARQDKAVLARQLVKKLNEVLEEGKIFAVKEKSPPEERADVTGKMILDCVQALCCYRDYKPEDAELLALEVLPCYNQPLALAVNRAAWLRLVRYLGLRPEKLVDKHLAQLRDVYIDGFSPTETCRSVVSLLCRVSPSGAGEAAAGAALALLRRAANHAVSRDDYFVYLTPPGLLYDKSVLPGNDEGNEMNLKRESKAYSYKEQLEELQLRRELDEKRRREGKVKEVPLTAKQREAMKAQLVKESAIRERLSVLNGEVERGVQLVEALSAGSSLSLGACARHVVRALLDALRSPLAAPAAARTYRALRTALLPRHPQLGEHVARVTLRLCRPQCDLDPAWEDEPLDHAVARTIHMLHHETVGEDERRTHQRHLAAPGFCYVFPLLKMGLASGTSQRDEGMVTSGLSVLTTHVALRGDAGSLYDPDQLHPQLFPVDQMFRLLIDIIGSSTGRGRAACTVALLETARCSARAPLTHDDVLCLLAGLQDPQEAVRDAALRALLCLPERLAPFLDDPESALNLTMRLYIATFDVSEDNKKLAAELWSSLPQADRWVDNAAEEVLALLLQQVQHPAEEVQRAAAAALAALVGRAPDPHALADDVLRQLHNIYEEKLPMIPAVLDQFGHEQEAAVDAWGARRGVALALQALAPRVAAAAVPRAMGFFVSSGLGDRADQVRRDMLAAAMALVELHGKETLSSQLPVFEKFLDTAPKSGGYDAVRQCVVLLVGSLARHLAPEDARVRPITLRLISALSTPSQQVQEAVSNCLPHLVTSPALEDDIPAIVNKLLKQLLTAEKYGDRKGAAYGIAGIIKGLGILSLKQLDVMGKLTEAIQEKKNYKYREGALFGFEMLCCKLGRLFEPYIVHVLPHLLLCFGDSSQYVRAAADDTAKLIMSRLSAHGVKLVLPSLLQALQDDNWRTKAGSIELLGAMAYCAPKQLSSCLPSIVPKLIEVLSDSHMRVQAAGAEALKVIGSVIRNPEIQAIVPVLLQALQDPSNKTSLCLQTLLDTKFVHFIDAPSLALIMPVVERAFLDRSTETRKMAAQIIGNMYSLTDQKDLTPYLPSIIPGLKSSLLDPVPEVRSVSARALGAMVRGMGEGSFEELLPWLMHTLTSESSSVDRSGAAQGLSEVVAGLGSHKLHKIMPDIIATAERTDIAPHVKDGYIMMFIYMPGAFTDEFTPYIGQIINPILKALADENEYVRETALKAGQRIVNLYAESAIALLLPELEKGLFDDNWRIRYSSVQLLGDLLYRISGVSGKMSTETASEDDNFGTEHSHKAIITALGTERRNRVLAGLYMGRSDVALMVRQAALHVWKVVVTNTPKTLREILPTLFNLLLGCLASTSYDKRQVAARTLGDLVRKLGERVLPDIVPILERGLRSERPDQRQGVCIGLGEILASTSRDAVLSFADGLVPTVRTALCDELPEVRMAAARAFDSLHATIGNKALDDILPPMLAALHHPDPAVADATLDGLKQIMAIKSRAVLPYLIPVLTGGGAGGSVDTRALSALAAAAGSALGRHLPRVLPALLSSLVEARGTPHEARELEYCRDALLPVVDDAGVRCIIDALMENVRGAADGTGERRRAAAALLCAFVTHTRADLIPHVPTLLRALLLLFAEKDRDVLLVAWEALSALTRMLEAEKQLGYVSEVRQAVRYAAADLKGEPLPGFCLPKGIAPILPLFREAILNGLPEEKENAALMLGEVIKLTTAAAIQPSVVHITGPLIRILGDRFNSSVKAAVLETLALLLSKVGVMLKQFLPQLQTTFVKGLYDANRPVRIKAGLALSQLVLIHTRADPLFLEVHNGVKNSDDIAVKETMLQALRSVITNGGDKMSEQLALTLLAMLTCPALLAHPEDPPRAGVGGCLGALLHCLAPAHRDAALLHHVLAAGNPTPSALAAADDWPLAHGRSCALFVALKETPDRIYRDHFQEKIDRALLAYLASDKIPIVCNGIRGIGYLIRHLLSSDTPVPPNILSQFVRSMNHSSNEVKQLMARACTLVGRAGCADTRGPGADVLRALLPALVNGTKEKNSYVRANAEIALRAVLRLTQDDSFYQQCLSLLEEGGREALADVVARVLRRAPADGRDEDLDCTLIT; translated from the exons ATGACG GTGGTGTTGCTGTGTAGAACTGTGCTGGACGGATGCGACGGGCAGGGCTCCGACGACGACACCGTGTTGAAGGCCTTCGTCCTGGCGCTGCTGTCTCCGGTGCGGGCGGTGAGGGTCGCCGCTATACAGGAGGCTAAAACCCTGCTCGCCCGACAGGACAAGGCCGTTCTGGCGAGACAACTGGTCAAGAAACTGAACGAGGTCTTGGAGGAAGGGAAGATATTCGCCGTGAAAGAGAAGTCTCCGCCGGAAGAAAGAGCCGATGTGACCGGAAAGATGATACTGGATTGTGTACAGGCGCTGTGTTGCTATAGAG ATTACAAGCCGGAGGATGCGGAGTTACTCGCCCTGGAGGTGCTGCCCTGTTACAACCAGCCCCTGGCGCTGGCCGTGAACAGGGCCGCCTGGCTACGACTGGTGAGGTACCTGGGACTCCGGCCCGAAAAACTCGTCGACAAACACCTGGCGCAGCTAAGGGACGTCTACATCGACGGGTTCTCTCCCACCGAG ACGTGTCGCAGCGTGGTGTCGTTGCTGTGCAGAGTGAGTCCTAGCGGTGCTGGCGAGGCGGCGGCGGGCGCAGCCCTAGCTCTGTTGCGACGTGCCGCCAACCACGCCGTCTCCAGGGACGACTACTTCGTGTACCTCACTCCGCCTGGACTTCTATATGACAAGAGCGTCCTGCCCGG gaacGACGAGGGCAACGAGATGAATCTCAAGAGGGAGAGTAAAGCATACAGCTACAAGGAACAGCTGGAGGAACTGCAGCTGAGGAGGGAGCTGGACGAGAAGAGGAGGAGGGAGGGGAAGGTTAAAGAG GTGCCCCTGACGGCTAAGCAGAGAGAAGCTATGAAGGCCCAACTCGTCAAGGAGAGCGCCATCAGGGAACGACTCAGTGTG CTGAACGGCGAGGTGGAGCGCGGGGTGCAGCTGGTGGAGGCGCTCAGTGCCGGCAGCAGTCTGTCTCTGGGGGCGTGCGCGCGGCACGTGGTGCGCGCTCTGTTGGATGCGCTCCGGTCGCCGCTGGCAGCGCCCGCCGCCGCACGCACCTACCGCGCCCTGAGGACCGCCCTCCTACCCCGACACCCCCAGCTGGGCGAGCATGTCGCGCGCGTCACGCTGCGACTGTGCCGTCCGCAGTGCGACCTCGACCCCGCCTGGGAGGACGAGCCTCTCGACCACGCCGTCGCCAGGACGATACACATGCTGCATCATGAGACGGTCGGAGAAGACGAGCGCCGCACGCACCAGCGCCACCTCGCCGCGCCGGGGTTCTGCTACGTGTTCCCGCTGCTTAAGATGG GTCTAGCGAGCGGCACTTCTCAGCGTGACGAGGGGATGGTGACCAGCGGGCTAAGTGTACTGACGACACACGTGGCGCTTCGCGGAGACGCCGGCTCGCTGTACGATCCCGACCAGCTCCACCCGCAGCTGTTCCCCGTCGACCAGATGTTCCGACTACTCATCGACATCATCG GCAGTAGTACCGGCCGAGGGCGCGCCGCCTGCACGGTGGCGTTGTTGGAGACTGCTCGCTGTAGCGCTCGTGCCCCGCTGACCCACGACGACGTGCTCTGTCTGCTGGCTGGGCTGCAGGACCCACAGGAAGCCGTGCGAGACGCCGCCCTGCGCGCGTTGCTCTGTTTGCCAGAGAGACTCGCTCCTTTCCTCGACGACCCCGAGTCCGCGCTCAACCTCACCATGAGGCTGTACATCGCCACTTTCGACGTCTCCGAAGACAACAA AAAACTGGCCGCAGAGTTGTGGTCGTCGCTCCCTCAAGCGGATCGGTGGGTGGACAACGCTGCGGAGGAAGTGCTCGCGTTGTTACTGCAACAGGTGCAGCATCCCGCCGAGGAAGTCCAGCgagccgccgccgccgctcTCGCTGCGCTCGTGGGCCGCGCGCCGGACCCGCACGCTCTAGCAGACGACGTGCTGCGGCAACTGCACAACATCTACGAAGAAAAATTACCG ATGATCCCGGCAGTGCTCGACCAGTTCGGACACGAACAGGAGGCGGCGGTGGATGCGTGGGGAGCGCGCCGAGGCGTGGCGTTGGCGCTGCAGGCTCTGGCACCCCGCGTGGCCGCAGCGGCCGTCCCGCGGGCCATGGGCTTCTTCGTGAGCAGCGGTCTAGGCGATCGGGCCGACCAGGTGCGCCGCGACATGCTGGCCGCCGCCATGGCACTGGTCGAGCTACACGGCAAGGAGACCCTCAGCAGCCAGCTGCCTGTGTTCGAGAAGTTCCTGGACACGGCGCCTAAGTCCGGGGGGTACGACGCCGTGCGACAGTGCGTCGTACTTCTGGTGGGATCGCTGGCTAGACACCTGGCACCTGAAGACGCACGCGTGCGACCCATCACGCTGCGGCTAATCTCCGCTCTCTCCACTCCTAGCCAACAG GTACAAGAGGCTGTGAGCAACTGTCTGCCGCACCTGGTGACGTCCCCTGCCCTGGAAGACGACATCCCCGCCATAGTCAACAAACTGTTGAAGCAACTCCTGACTGCTGAGAAATATGGCGACAGAAAG GGCGCCGCGTACGGTATAGCAGGAATCATCAAAGGCCTCGGTATTCTGTCACTGAAACAACTCGACGTGATGGGGAAACTGACTGAGGCCATACAGGAGaagaagaattataaatacagagAAG GAGCTCTGTTCGGCTTTGAAATGCTGTGTTGTAAGCTGGGGCGTCTCTTCGAGCCGTACATCGTCCACGTCCTGCCTCACCTGCTGCTGTGTTTCGGTGACTCGTCGCAGTACGTCCGCGCTGCCGCCGACGACACCGCCAAGCTCATCATGAGCCGCCTGTCCGCTCACGGCGTCAAACTGGTCCTGCCGTCGCTACTGCAAGCGCTGCAGGACGACAACTGGCGCACGAAGGCCGGCTCCATCGAACTGCTGGGAGCCATGGCCTACTGTGCGCCCAAGCAGCTCTCCTCGTGTCTACCCTCCATCGTACCCAAACTTATAGAAGTTCTTAGTGATTCACACATGCGAGTGCAGGCCGCGGGCGCGGAAGCGCTCAAGGTCATCGGCTCCGTTATTCGAAATCCAGAAATCCAAG CAATCGTGCCCGTACTGCTGCAAGCGCTGCAAGATCCGTCCAACAAAACGTCCCTGTGCTTACAAACCTTACTGGACACCAAGTTCGTGCACTTCATCGACGCGCCGTCGTTGGCTCTCATCATGCCGGTGGTGGAGCGCGCCTTCCTGGACCGCAGCACCGAGACGCGGAAGATGGCGGCGCAAATCATCGGCAACATGTACTCCCTGACGGACCAGAAGGACCTGACGCCGTACCTGCCGAGCATCATCCCGGGGCTTAAGAGCTCGCTGCTCGATCCCGTGCCCGAGGTGCGCTCGGTGTCCGCCCGCGCGCTGGGGGCCATGGTCCGAGGGATGGGCGAGGGTAGCTTCGAGGAGCTCCTGCCTTGGCTCATGCACACCCTCACTTCAGAGTCCAGCTCCGTGGATCGCTCGGGTGCCGCCCAGGGTCTCTCCGAGGTAGTGGCCGGCCTCGGAAGTCACAAGCTGCACAAGATTATGCCCG ACATCATAGCGACGGCGGAGCGCACGGACATCGCCCCGCACGTGAAGGACGGCTACATCATGATGTTCATCTACATGCCCGGAGCCTTCACGGACGAGTTCACGCCCTACATCGGACAGATCATCAACCCCATACTGAAGGCGCTCGCCGACGAGAACGAGTACGTCCGGGAGACGGCGCTCAAGGCCGGCCAGAGGATCGTCAACCTGTACGCCGAGTCCGCCATCGCGCTGCTGCTGCCGGAGCTGGAGAAGGGTCTGTTCGATGACAACTGGCGCATCCGGTACAGCTCCGTCCAGCTGCTGGGTGACCTGCTGTATCGCATCTCCGGGGTGTCCGGCAAGATGAGCACCGAGACCGCGTCTGAAGACGACAATTTCGGTACCGAGCACTCGCACAAGGCAATCATCACGGCGCTCGGCACCGAACGACGGAACCGCGTGCTGGCCGGACTCTAcatgggccgcagcgacgtgGCGCTCATGGTGCGCCAGGCCGCGCTGCACGTGTGGAAGGTGGTCGTCACCAACACGCCCAAGACGCTGAGGGAGATACTGCCCACGCTGTTCAACCTCCTCCTCGGCTGCCTGGCCTCCACCAGCTACGACAAGCGGCAGGTGGCTGCCAGGACGCTCGGTGACCTCGTCCGGAAG CTCGGTGAGCGCGTGCTGCCAGACATCGTGCCGATATTGGAGCGCGGTCTGCGGTCGGAGCGGCCGGACCAGCGCCAGGGAGTCTGCATCGGCCTCGGGGAGATCCTCGCCTCCACGTCCAGAGACGCCGTTCTGAGTTTCGCAGATGGACTG GTGCCGACGGTGCGCACGGCCCTGTGCGACGAGCTGCCCGAAGTGCGCATGGCGGCGGCGCGCGCATTCGACAGCTTACACGCCACTATCGGCAATAAAGCCCTAGACGACATCCTGCCGCCCATGCTGGCCGCCCTGCACCACCCAGACCCCGCCGTCGCGGACGCTACTCTCGATGGTCTCAAACAG ATAATGGCGATAAAGTCTCGTGCGGTGCTGCCGTATCTGATCCCGGTGCTGACCGGCGGAGGCGCGGGAGGCTCCGTCGACACGCGAGCCCTGTCAGCGCtggcggcggcggcgggcAGCGCCCTCGGCCGTCACCTGCCGCGCGTCCTGCCGGCGCTGCTGTCTTCCCTGGTGGAGGCGCGAGGCACGCCGCACGAGGCCAGGGAGCTCGAGTACTGCCGGGACGCCTTGCTGCCCGTAGTGGACGACGCCGGCGTGCGATG TATCATCGACGCTCTGATGGAGAACGTGCGCGGTGCGGCGGACGGTACTGGGGAGCGACGGCGCGCGGCGGCCGCCCTGCTGTGCGCCTTCGTGACGCACACGCGGGCCGACCTCATCCCGCACGTGCCGACGTTGCTGCGAGCGTTGCTACTGCTGTTCGCGGAAAAGGACCGCGACGTGTTGCTGGTCGCATGGGAGGCGCTGTCTGCCCTCACACGCATGCTGGAGGCCGAGAAACAATTGGGTTACGTGTCGGAGGTGCGCCAGGCCGTACGGTACGCCGCCGCCGACCTCAAGGGTGAGCCGCTACCAGGATTCTGTTTGCCAAAG ggTATAGCGCCGATCCTGCCGTTATTCCGTGAGGCCATTCTCAACGGCCTGCCCGAGGAGAAAGAGAACGCGGCGCTGATGCTGGGGGAGGTCATCAAACTCACGACGGCGGCCGCGATCCAGCCCTCGGTCGTGCACATCACGGGACCCCTCATCCGTATCCTGGGAGATCGGTTCAACTCTAGCGTCAAAGCGGCCGTGCTCGAGACGCTAGCTTTACTCCTCTCGAAG GTGGGCGTGATGCTGAAACAATTCCTGCCACAACTACAGACGACATTCGTGAAGGGTCTGTACGACGCCAACCGGCCGGTGCGGATCAAGGCGGGCCTCGCGCTGTCCCAGCTCGTGCTGATCCACACCAGAGCCGACCCGCTTTTCCTGGAGGTCCACAACGGAGTCAAGAACTCGGACGACATCGCCGTCAAAGAGACGATGCTGCAGGCTCTGCGCAGCGTCATCACCAACGGCGGAGACAAAATGTCGGAGCAGCTCGCGCTCACCCTGCTGGCTATGCTGACGTGTCCCGCCCTGCTCGCCCACCCCGAGGACCCGCCGCGGGCCGGCGTCGGTGGCTGTCTGGGCGCTCTGCTGCACTGCCTGGCACCGGCGCACCGCGACGCCGCGCTGCTGCATCACGTGCTGGCCGCCGGCAACCCCACGCCCTCTGCCCTGGCCGCCGCCGACGACTGGCCTCTGGCCCACGGCCGCTCCTGCGCTCTCTTCGTGGCGCTCAAGGAGACGCCAGACCGGATCTACCGCGACCACTTCCAGGAGAAGATCGACCGAGCGCTGCTCGCCTACCTCGCCAGCGACAAGATCCCCATCGTCTGTAACGGCATTCGAGGGATCGGGTACCTCATCCGACATCTCCTGTCCAGCGACACGCCCGTCCCGCCCAATATTCTGTCACAATTCGTCAGG AGCATGAACCACAGCAGCAACGAGGTGAAGCAGCTGATGGCGCGCGCCTGCACGCTGGTGGGGCGCGCGGGCTGTGCCGACACGCGCGGCCCGGGGGCAGACGTGCTGCGGGCGCTCCTGCCGGCCCTCGTCAACGGCACCAAGGAGAAGAACTCGTACGTACGCGCCAACGCCGAGATCGCGCTCCGAGCCGTGCTGCGCCTCACTCAGGACGACAGCTTCTACCAG CAATGTCTGTCGCTGCTGGAGGAGGGCGGGCGGGAGGCGCTGGCGGACGTGGTGGCCCGCGTGCTGCGCCGCGCCCCAGCCGACGGCAGAGACGAGGACCTGGACTGCACCCTCATCACCTGA